The following proteins are encoded in a genomic region of Takifugu rubripes chromosome 9, fTakRub1.2, whole genome shotgun sequence:
- the tph2 gene encoding tryptophan 5-hydroxylase 2 (The RefSeq protein has 1 substitution compared to this genomic sequence) — protein MQPAMMMFSSKYWSRRGMSLDSAMFQQQQRHTGGQMSRRPSFSPINEAADGEAAEAAGKTAVIFSLKNEVGCLVKALRLFQEKRVNLRHIESRASRRLTDEVEIFADCSCGPKEFNELLEHLKDHVNIISFNTPVHVWSAEADGDDVPWFPMKISELDQCSHRVLMYGTELDADHPGFKDEVYRQRRKYFVEVAMNYKFGQPIPRVEYTAEETKTWGVVFRELTKLYPTHACREYLKNLPLLSKYCGYREDNVPQLEDVSLFLRERSGFTVRPVAGYLSPRDFLAGLAYRVFNCTQYIRHSTDPLYTPEPDTCHELLGHVPLLADPKFAQFSQEIGLASLGASDEDVQKLATCYFFTVEFGLCKQDGQLRAYGAGLLSSIGELKHALSEEACVKVFEPKTTCTQECLITTFQEAYFVSESFEEAKEKMRDFAKTIKRPFSVYYNPYTQSIDLLKDTRSIENVVQDLRSDLTTVCDALGKMNTYMGI, from the exons ATGCAGCCGGCCATGATGATGTTCTCCAGCAAGTACTGGTCCAGGAGAGGGATGTCTCTGGACTCGGCcatgttccagcagcagcagcgccacacCGGCGGCCAGATG tccaggcGTCCGTCCTTCTGTCCCATTAATGAAGCGGCTGACGGGGAGGCagctgaggctgctgggaagACGGCCGTGATCTTCTCCCTGAAGAACGAGGTCGGCTGTTTGGTCAAAGCTCTCCGGCTCTTTCAG GAGAAGCGCGTCAACCTGCGGCACATCGAGTCCCGGGCGTCGCGGCGCCTCACTGATGAGGTGGAGATCTTCGCCGACTGCAGCTGCGGCCCGAAGGAGTTTAACgagctgctggaacacctgaaAGATCACGTCAACATCATCTCCTTCAACACACCTGTGCACGTGTGGTCAGCGGAGGCAG aCGGAGACGATGTTCCCTGGTTCCCCATGAAAATCTCCGAGTTGGACCAGTGTTCCCACCGAGTGCTGATGTACGGAACTGAACTGGACGCGGACCATCCT GGATTTAAAGATGAAGTTTACCGTCAGAGGAGGAAGTACTTTGTGGAAGTGGCCATGAATTATAAATT TGGCCAGCCCATCCCCCGGGTGGAGTACACAGCCGAGGAGACCAAGACCTGGGGCGTGGTCTTCAGAGAGCTCACCAAACTGTACCCGACTCATGCCTGCAGAGAGTACCTGAAGAACCTGCCGCTGCTCTCCAAGTACTGTGGCTACAGAGAGGACAACGTCCCGCAGCTGGAGGACGTCTCGCTCTTCCTCAGAG AGAGGTCCGGGTTCACGGTGAGACCGGTGGCGGGTTATCTGTCTCCCAGAGACTTCCTGGCCGGCCTGGCCTACAGAGTCTTCAACTGCACCCAGTACATCCGTCACAGCACCGACCCGCTCTACACGCCCGAACC GGACACGTGCCACGAGCTCCTGGGACACGTTCCTCTGCTGGCAGACCCCAAATTCGCTCAGTTCTCCCAGGAGATCGGCCTGGCTTCCCTGGGAGCTTCGGATGAGGATGTTCAGAAACTGGCCACA TGTTACTTCTTCACCGTCGAGTTTGGGCTGTGCAAACAGGACGGCCAGCTGAGGGCTTATGGAGCTGGGTTACTGTCGTCAATTGGAGAGCTGAAG cATGCCCTCTCAGAGGAGGCCTGTGTGAAGGTGTTCGAGCCAAAGACGACCTGTACGCAGGAGTGTCTCATCACCACCTTCCAGGAAGCTTACTTTGTGTCTGAGAGCTTTGAGGAGGCCAAAGAGAAGATGAG GGACTTCGCCAAGACAATCAAACGCCCGTTCTCGGTGTACTACAACCCGTACACCCAGAGCATCGACCTGCTGAAGGACACCCGCAGCATCGAGAACGTGGTGCAGGACCTGCGCAGTGACCTCACCACCGTCTGTGATGCTCTGGGGAAGATGAACACCTACATGGGCATCTGA
- the tph2 gene encoding tryptophan 5-hydroxylase 2 isoform X1, producing the protein MGCACRCYLLVCHVFVLISPQLMLSRSLAVKSRRPSFCPINEAADGEAAEAAGKTAVIFSLKNEVGCLVKALRLFQEKRVNLRHIESRASRRLTDEVEIFADCSCGPKEFNELLEHLKDHVNIISFNTPVHVWSAEADGDDVPWFPMKISELDQCSHRVLMYGTELDADHPGFKDEVYRQRRKYFVEVAMNYKFGQPIPRVEYTAEETKTWGVVFRELTKLYPTHACREYLKNLPLLSKYCGYREDNVPQLEDVSLFLRERSGFTVRPVAGYLSPRDFLAGLAYRVFNCTQYIRHSTDPLYTPEPDTCHELLGHVPLLADPKFAQFSQEIGLASLGASDEDVQKLATCYFFTVEFGLCKQDGQLRAYGAGLLSSIGELKHALSEEACVKVFEPKTTCTQECLITTFQEAYFVSESFEEAKEKMRDFAKTIKRPFSVYYNPYTQSIDLLKDTRSIENVVQDLRSDLTTVCDALGKMNTYMGI; encoded by the exons ATGGGCTGCGCGTGTCGCTGTTATTTGCTTGTTTGTCACGTGTTCGTCTTGATTTCCCCACAGTTGATGTTGTCACGGTCACTTGCTGTGAAG tccaggcGTCCGTCCTTCTGTCCCATTAATGAAGCGGCTGACGGGGAGGCagctgaggctgctgggaagACGGCCGTGATCTTCTCCCTGAAGAACGAGGTCGGCTGTTTGGTCAAAGCTCTCCGGCTCTTTCAG GAGAAGCGCGTCAACCTGCGGCACATCGAGTCCCGGGCGTCGCGGCGCCTCACTGATGAGGTGGAGATCTTCGCCGACTGCAGCTGCGGCCCGAAGGAGTTTAACgagctgctggaacacctgaaAGATCACGTCAACATCATCTCCTTCAACACACCTGTGCACGTGTGGTCAGCGGAGGCAG aCGGAGACGATGTTCCCTGGTTCCCCATGAAAATCTCCGAGTTGGACCAGTGTTCCCACCGAGTGCTGATGTACGGAACTGAACTGGACGCGGACCATCCT GGATTTAAAGATGAAGTTTACCGTCAGAGGAGGAAGTACTTTGTGGAAGTGGCCATGAATTATAAATT TGGCCAGCCCATCCCCCGGGTGGAGTACACAGCCGAGGAGACCAAGACCTGGGGCGTGGTCTTCAGAGAGCTCACCAAACTGTACCCGACTCATGCCTGCAGAGAGTACCTGAAGAACCTGCCGCTGCTCTCCAAGTACTGTGGCTACAGAGAGGACAACGTCCCGCAGCTGGAGGACGTCTCGCTCTTCCTCAGAG AGAGGTCCGGGTTCACGGTGAGACCGGTGGCGGGTTATCTGTCTCCCAGAGACTTCCTGGCCGGCCTGGCCTACAGAGTCTTCAACTGCACCCAGTACATCCGTCACAGCACCGACCCGCTCTACACGCCCGAACC GGACACGTGCCACGAGCTCCTGGGACACGTTCCTCTGCTGGCAGACCCCAAATTCGCTCAGTTCTCCCAGGAGATCGGCCTGGCTTCCCTGGGAGCTTCGGATGAGGATGTTCAGAAACTGGCCACA TGTTACTTCTTCACCGTCGAGTTTGGGCTGTGCAAACAGGACGGCCAGCTGAGGGCTTATGGAGCTGGGTTACTGTCGTCAATTGGAGAGCTGAAG cATGCCCTCTCAGAGGAGGCCTGTGTGAAGGTGTTCGAGCCAAAGACGACCTGTACGCAGGAGTGTCTCATCACCACCTTCCAGGAAGCTTACTTTGTGTCTGAGAGCTTTGAGGAGGCCAAAGAGAAGATGAG GGACTTCGCCAAGACAATCAAACGCCCGTTCTCGGTGTACTACAACCCGTACACCCAGAGCATCGACCTGCTGAAGGACACCCGCAGCATCGAGAACGTGGTGCAGGACCTGCGCAGTGACCTCACCACCGTCTGTGATGCTCTGGGGAAGATGAACACCTACATGGGCATCTGA
- the tph2 gene encoding tryptophan 5-hydroxylase 2 isoform X2, with protein MTSSALQELNGSMVPCDKTNVGATSDGSVLNNGDDVPWFPMKISELDQCSHRVLMYGTELDADHPGFKDEVYRQRRKYFVEVAMNYKFGQPIPRVEYTAEETKTWGVVFRELTKLYPTHACREYLKNLPLLSKYCGYREDNVPQLEDVSLFLRERSGFTVRPVAGYLSPRDFLAGLAYRVFNCTQYIRHSTDPLYTPEPDTCHELLGHVPLLADPKFAQFSQEIGLASLGASDEDVQKLATCYFFTVEFGLCKQDGQLRAYGAGLLSSIGELKHALSEEACVKVFEPKTTCTQECLITTFQEAYFVSESFEEAKEKMRDFAKTIKRPFSVYYNPYTQSIDLLKDTRSIENVVQDLRSDLTTVCDALGKMNTYMGI; from the exons ATGACGTCGTCGGCCCTTCAGGAGCTGAACGGCTCA ATGGTGCCGTGCGATAAAACAAACGTGGGCGCCACATCAGACGGATCCGTCCTGAACA aCGGAGACGATGTTCCCTGGTTCCCCATGAAAATCTCCGAGTTGGACCAGTGTTCCCACCGAGTGCTGATGTACGGAACTGAACTGGACGCGGACCATCCT GGATTTAAAGATGAAGTTTACCGTCAGAGGAGGAAGTACTTTGTGGAAGTGGCCATGAATTATAAATT TGGCCAGCCCATCCCCCGGGTGGAGTACACAGCCGAGGAGACCAAGACCTGGGGCGTGGTCTTCAGAGAGCTCACCAAACTGTACCCGACTCATGCCTGCAGAGAGTACCTGAAGAACCTGCCGCTGCTCTCCAAGTACTGTGGCTACAGAGAGGACAACGTCCCGCAGCTGGAGGACGTCTCGCTCTTCCTCAGAG AGAGGTCCGGGTTCACGGTGAGACCGGTGGCGGGTTATCTGTCTCCCAGAGACTTCCTGGCCGGCCTGGCCTACAGAGTCTTCAACTGCACCCAGTACATCCGTCACAGCACCGACCCGCTCTACACGCCCGAACC GGACACGTGCCACGAGCTCCTGGGACACGTTCCTCTGCTGGCAGACCCCAAATTCGCTCAGTTCTCCCAGGAGATCGGCCTGGCTTCCCTGGGAGCTTCGGATGAGGATGTTCAGAAACTGGCCACA TGTTACTTCTTCACCGTCGAGTTTGGGCTGTGCAAACAGGACGGCCAGCTGAGGGCTTATGGAGCTGGGTTACTGTCGTCAATTGGAGAGCTGAAG cATGCCCTCTCAGAGGAGGCCTGTGTGAAGGTGTTCGAGCCAAAGACGACCTGTACGCAGGAGTGTCTCATCACCACCTTCCAGGAAGCTTACTTTGTGTCTGAGAGCTTTGAGGAGGCCAAAGAGAAGATGAG GGACTTCGCCAAGACAATCAAACGCCCGTTCTCGGTGTACTACAACCCGTACACCCAGAGCATCGACCTGCTGAAGGACACCCGCAGCATCGAGAACGTGGTGCAGGACCTGCGCAGTGACCTCACCACCGTCTGTGATGCTCTGGGGAAGATGAACACCTACATGGGCATCTGA